From Bradyrhizobium erythrophlei:
TGATCGAACAGATGGGATCGGAGGAGCAGAAGCAGGCCTTCATTCCCGACATCATCGCGGGAGCGAAGATCTGGGCCCTTGCCTGGACCGAAAAGGGCTCGCGCTTCGATCTCGCGACTGTTACGACCACGGCGCGCAGCGATGGCCAGGAATACGTCCTGAATGGCGAGAAGACGGCCGTGATCGCGGCGCCCTGGGCAGATTATTTGATCGTTTCTGCGCGCACCTCAGGCCACCGCCACGATCGCGGCGGTGTCAGCCTGTTCGTGGTCGATCGCCGCGCCGCCAATCTGGATCTGCAGAGCTTCAAGACCATCGATGGTCGCCGTGCCGCTGAAGTCAACCTGCGTGATGTCCGCGGCCAGTTGCTCGGGCGAGAAGGCGAGGGTGTCATGGCGTTGGAGGCATGCCGCGACCGGGCTATCGGCGCGCTTTGCGCCGAAGTGGTCGGAGCGATCGGTGAACTGAATTCAGCGACGCTGGAGTACTCAAAGACGCGAAGGCAGTTCGGCGTCACGATCGGCTCGTTCCAGGTGCTGCAGCACCGGATGGTCGACATGTTCATTGCGCACCAGGAAGCGCTCTCCCTGATGCAGCATCTCAATCTCAGCCTCGGCACCGCCGACCCCGGCGTTTCGCGCCTTGCGTCCGGCGCCAAGTCGAAGATCGGGTATGCCGGCAGGTTTATCGCCGATCAGGCGGTCCGGCTTCACGGAGGTATGGGCATGACCGACGAACTAAATGTCGGCCATTACTTCAAACGCATTTCCTCCATCAACATCCAGTTCGGAGATCCCGCCTACCACGTGCTGCGCTACGCCCAGCTCGACACGGCGGCTTAAGCAGAGAGGCAAATATGACGACTGAGGCAGTAATCGTTTCCACCGCGCGCACCGGCGTCGGCAAGGCCTATCGCGGCGCGCTCAACAACGCCGACGGCCCGACCTTGGCCGGCCACGTAATGGCCGAGGCGGTTAAGCGCGCCGGCATTGCGCCCGGAGAGGTCGAGGACGTGGTGATGGGCTGCGCGATGCAGCAGGGCACCATGGTGATGAACGTCGCCCGCAAGGGGGCGATCCGTGCCGGCCTACCGGTGACCGTGGCCGGCACCACCATCGACCGGCAGTGTGCCTCCGGCCTGCAGGCGATCGCAGTCGCTGCGCGCTCGGTCATGCTCGACGGCGTCGAGATCGCGATTGGCGGCGGCATCGAATCGATCAGCCTTGTTCAGAACGAGCACATGAACAAGTTCCATGCCGTCGACGATGAGCTGATGGCGATGAAGCCGGAAATATACATGCCGATGCTCGAGACCGCCGAGGTCGTCGCAGAACGCTACAAGATCGGTCGCGACAAGCAAGATGAATACAGCCTCGAGTGCCAGCGCCGCGTCGGCGCCGCGTTGCAGGGCGGCCGCTTCAATGACGAGATCGTGCCGTTCACGACCAAAATGGCGGTGGTCAACAAGGACACCAAGGAGGTCAGCTACCAGCAGGTGACGCTTTCGAAGGACGAGGGCCCGCGTCCAGACACCACCGCCGAAGGCCTGGCCAAGATCAAGCCGGTGTTCGAGGGCAAGACAATCAGCGCCGGCAACGCCAGCCAGCTCTCGGACGGCGCCTCGGCGTGCGTGATCATGAGCGACAGGATTGCGGTACAGAAGGGGTTGAAGCCGCTTGGCATCTTCCGCGGCTTCGTCGCCGCCGGCGTCGAGCCGGACGAGATGGGCGTCGGCCCAGTCGCCGCGATCCCGCGGCTCTTGAAGCGCCACAATTTGAAGATCGACGACATCGACCTCTGGGAGCTCAACGAGGCCTATGCGGTGCAGGTGATCTATTGCCGCGACAAGCTCGGTATCGATCCGAACAAGCTAAACGTCAACGGCGGCTCGATCGCGATCGGCCATCCCTATGGCATGACCGGGGCGCGGCTGACCGGCCACCTCCTGATCGAGGGCCGGCGGCGCAAGGTGAAATACGGCGTGGTGACCATGTGCATCGGTGGCGGTATGGGCGCGGCCGGCTTGTTTGAAATCGTCCACTGATCGGAAACGCAGGAGATATTCGTGAAGACAGCGATCACTGAACTGTTCGGCATCCAGCATCCGATCATCCAGGGCGGCATGCACTATGTCGGCTTCGCCGAGCTCGCCGCTGCGGTGTCGAACGCCGGGGGGCTCGGCATCATCACCGGCCTGACGCAGAAGACGCCGGAACTGCTGGCGAAGGAGATCGTGCGCTGCCGCGACATGACCGACAAGCCGTTCGGCGTGAATCTCACCTTCCTGCCGAGCTTTACTGCACCGGCCTATCCAGAATATATCGCCGCGATCCGCGAAGGCGGCGTCAGGATCGTGGAGACTGCGGGTCGCAGTCCGGAGCAGTACATGCCGGCCCTGAAGGCGGCCGGCATCAAGGTGATCCACAAATGTACCTCGGTGCGGCATTCGCTGAAAGCCGAGAAGATCGGCTGTGATGCGGTCAGCGTCGACGGGTTTGAGTGCGGCGGCCATCCCGGCGAGGACGACATCCCGAACATGATCCTGCTACCGCGGGCGGCGGATGAACTGAAGGTTCCGTTCGTGGCCTCCGGCGGCATGGCGGATGCGCGCAGCCTGGTCGCCGCGCTGTCGATGGGCGCCGCGGGCATGAACATGGGCACGCGCTTCATCGCGACCAAGGAGGCGCCGGTCCATCTCAATGTGAAGAAGGCGCTGGTCGAGGCGACCGAGCTCGACACCCGCCTTGTAATGCGCGCGCTGCGCA
This genomic window contains:
- a CDS encoding NAD(P)H-dependent flavin oxidoreductase; translated protein: MKTAITELFGIQHPIIQGGMHYVGFAELAAAVSNAGGLGIITGLTQKTPELLAKEIVRCRDMTDKPFGVNLTFLPSFTAPAYPEYIAAIREGGVRIVETAGRSPEQYMPALKAAGIKVIHKCTSVRHSLKAEKIGCDAVSVDGFECGGHPGEDDIPNMILLPRAADELKVPFVASGGMADARSLVAALSMGAAGMNMGTRFIATKEAPVHLNVKKALVEATELDTRLVMRALRNTERVLKNKGVDDMLEIEREKGASLKIQDIHEQVAGVYPKVMVDGDMDAGAWSCGMVVGLINDVPTVKELIDRIMADAEAIIRQRLTGFLDGVEAQKPARAFA
- a CDS encoding acyl-CoA dehydrogenase family protein; amino-acid sequence: MDIQFTEEQELLRSSVQRLLHDQYGFDARRKIVASEEGFSRKQWQAFAELGLFAAPFSEGVGGLGGVPLSAMIIMQEFGRHLVVEPFVETIVLAGGLIEQMGSEEQKQAFIPDIIAGAKIWALAWTEKGSRFDLATVTTTARSDGQEYVLNGEKTAVIAAPWADYLIVSARTSGHRHDRGGVSLFVVDRRAANLDLQSFKTIDGRRAAEVNLRDVRGQLLGREGEGVMALEACRDRAIGALCAEVVGAIGELNSATLEYSKTRRQFGVTIGSFQVLQHRMVDMFIAHQEALSLMQHLNLSLGTADPGVSRLASGAKSKIGYAGRFIADQAVRLHGGMGMTDELNVGHYFKRISSINIQFGDPAYHVLRYAQLDTAA
- a CDS encoding acetyl-CoA C-acyltransferase, producing the protein MTTEAVIVSTARTGVGKAYRGALNNADGPTLAGHVMAEAVKRAGIAPGEVEDVVMGCAMQQGTMVMNVARKGAIRAGLPVTVAGTTIDRQCASGLQAIAVAARSVMLDGVEIAIGGGIESISLVQNEHMNKFHAVDDELMAMKPEIYMPMLETAEVVAERYKIGRDKQDEYSLECQRRVGAALQGGRFNDEIVPFTTKMAVVNKDTKEVSYQQVTLSKDEGPRPDTTAEGLAKIKPVFEGKTISAGNASQLSDGASACVIMSDRIAVQKGLKPLGIFRGFVAAGVEPDEMGVGPVAAIPRLLKRHNLKIDDIDLWELNEAYAVQVIYCRDKLGIDPNKLNVNGGSIAIGHPYGMTGARLTGHLLIEGRRRKVKYGVVTMCIGGGMGAAGLFEIVH